Genomic DNA from Streptomyces sp. NBC_01571:
CGCCGGATTCCGGCGCTGGAACATCCCCCGCATATCCTGCTCAGGCCTTCAACTTGTAGCCGAAACCACGGACCGTCTCGATCCGGTCCTGGCCGATCTTCGTCCGCAGCCGCTGGACATGGACATCGACGACGCGGGTGTCACCGCCCCAGCCGTAGTCCCACACCCGTTCGAGCAGCTTGTCGCGGCTCAGCACCGTGCCCGGCGCGGACGAGAACTCCAGCAGCAGCCGCATCTCGGTGGGAGTCAGCGCGACCCGCACCCCGCCCTTGAGCACCTCCATGCCCTCGGTGTCGATCTCCAGGTCCCCGTCCCCGAAGGAGAGCAGGCCGCCGTCGACCGACGAGGGCGTGTCCGTGCCCGCGTTCGGACCGCTCGCGTGCCCGAAGCGCCGCAGCACCGCGCGGATGCGGGCGACCAGCACGGCCCCGTCGAAGGGCTTGGTCACATAGTCGTCGGCGCCCGCTTCCAGACCCAGGACGACATCGATCGAGTCGGCCCGCGCCGACAGCATGATCACGGGGACGGTGGACTCGTCACGGATACGACGGCACAGGCTGACGCCGTCGAGGCCGGGGACCATGACGTCCAGGAGGGCGATGTCGGGGCGGTCCGCACGGAACGCCTCCAGACCCGACAGGCCGTCGGGCATCGCGGTGACCGCGAAGCCGTCGCGTTCCAGCGCGAGTTGCGTGGCCTCGCGGATGACATCGTCGTCCTCGACGAACAGGACGTGGGTCTGCTCTGCCATCCGGCTGCTCCGTTTGTTCCGTCTGCTCTTCAGTTCGCGGCGGGGGAGGGGGCGTCGGTGGCGCCCACCGCGTTGCTGTAGTCGTTGTGCGTCCGGGACTCCTCGGTGAAGTGGGTCGCGGACCAGCCGTAGGTGATCACTTCTTCACTGGAGGGGTACGACACCGGGTCGCCCTTCTTGTACAGCTGCTGGGTGACCACCAGGTCGCCCCGGTCGATCTCCGCGTAGACCGGCGGCTCCTCGGTCTTGAACACGTTCTCGTACCGGCCCTTCTCCTCGCGGTACACGTACGAGCCGATGCCGACAGCGTCTCCGCAGGTCATCACATTGACCACCACGTCGTCCGAGGGCCCCCCGGTCAGTTCCCCGTACGACACGTCGACCGGGTACTCGTCGGCCACGCACGGCTTGAGGGCGCTCTTGACCGACGGACTGACCTCGGGGTCGTCCTTGACGAGCTTGACCACGTCCACCCGCTCGGGGGCCTTCGTGGCCGAGGGGGAGCCGGTGGGCGTCGTGCGGGCCTTGGCGACCGCCTCACTGCCCGCGGGGCCCTCGTCACGGGCCCCCGTACCCCCCGTCGCACAGGCGGTCAGGAAAAGCCCGAGGGCGGCGAGCACGGCCGTCGCCGCGCCCACCGCCTTCAGTACCCGGCCGGCCTTCCTGGCCCGAATTCCTAGGCCGCGCAACGCTCCCGCTCCTTACCCGGTTCGAGCGCGCGGGCGCCGCGCTCCTCCTGGTCCCGGCTCTCCAGCTCCTCGCGGAGCCGGGCCAGCGCCCGGTGCAGCGTGCTCTTGACCGTTCCGGCCGACATGCCGAGCGCGGCGGCCGTCTCCTCCGTGGACATCTGCTCCCAGTGTCGCAGCACCACGACACTGCGCTGCTTCGGAGCGAGCACCTTCATGATGTCCATGAGGAGCGCGCGGTCCGCGTGCTGCTCGGTGGAGTCCTCGACGCGAGCGTCCGGGAGCTGCTCGGTGGGCACCTCCTCGAGCTTCCGCGCACGCCACCACTCGGTCCGCGTATTGATCATCACGCGGCGCAGGTACGCGTCGGCCAGCCGCTTGTCCGCGATGCCGTCCCAGCGGCCGTACGTGCGTACGAGCGCGGTCTGCAGCAGGTCCTGGGCGTCGACGGGGTCGGGGACCAGGCGACGGGCACTGCGCAGCAGCGCGTCCTGCCGAGTGCGGACGTACTCCTCGAATTCGAGCACCTCGCCGTGCGCCATGATCAACCGCCTCCATCCCCGTTTCCGACCCGCCTGCTGACGCCTGCTGTCGGTGGTCCGTCGCTTGTGTACCGCTGTCGTTCCGCTGTGCGTGCGGTACGGAAATGAAGCTACGGAGGCGTTGTCACGGGGTTGTCCGAGACAGCCTGCGACGAGCACTCGGCTGTACGTCGGTTGTGTAACGGAAGGAGGAGGCGGGTAAGGCGAGGTGGCTACATGTCCTGGTTGGGGATGTTTTGGCTGGTCAGGGAGTGAGACATGGCCGGTGTCAGGTCAAGGGCAGCCGATACAAACCGCCCGTGAGGGGTTCGACGAGTCCGTCGGCGACGAGCCCGTCCAGAGCGCGGGCACGCTGCACCGGCTCCTCCCACACGCGGTCCAGGGCGGATTGCGGGACGGGTGTGACGGCTTCCCTGAGTACGGCGAGCAGTTTGCCGCGCACCTGACGGTCGGTACCGGCGTACGTCTGGCCGCGGCGCGGCGGGCCGTCGTGCTCCGGCTTGCCCGCCAGCCGCCAGGCGCACTGGCCGGCGATGGGGCAGCGGTGGCAGCTCTCGTTCTTCGCCGTACAGATCAGCGCGCCGAGTTCCATGGAGGCGGCGGCCCAGCGGGAGGCGGTGCGCTCGCTCTCGGGGAGCAGGGCGCGGGCGAGCTTGCGCTCGGCGGCCGTGGTGGCGTTCGGGGGATACTGCACGCCGGCCACGGCCCGGGCGAAGACCCTGCGCACATTCGTGTCCAGCACGGCGTGCCGCTGGCCGTACGCGAAGGACGCCACCGCGGCGGCCGTGTACTCGCCGATGCCGGGCAGCGCGAGCAGCTGTGCGTGCTCCGTGGGTACGTCGCCGCCGTGGCGTTCCGTTATGGCGACCGCGGCGCCGTGCAGCCGGAGGGCGCGGCGGGGGTAGCCGAGGCGGCCCCAGGCGCGGACGGCTTCGCCCGGGGCCTCCTTGGCGAGGTCGGCGGGGCGGGGCCAGCGGGCCACCCACTGTTCGTACACGGGCAGGACGCGGCTCACCGGGGTCTGCTGCAACATGAACTCACTGACCATCACGCCCCAGGGGCCGGCATCGGGGCGGCGCCAGGGGAGATCGCGGGCGTGCTCGTCGAACCAGGTGATCACCGGCTCGTGCAGGGTCTCGCCGGAGGCGGTGGGCTGGGGGCTGGGTGTGGGCAAGGTGGGTGCAGTCATGACGTTTCCGATCCTGCCATGCGTCGGTGCCGGGGTGTGTTTCTCGCGTACATGGGCGGGTTGCGCGACCGCACCCCCGCGCCCTACCCGACCCGTCCCGTCTCTGAGGCTCCGCCCCAGTCCCCGCCAGGGGCGCTGCGCCCCCTGGACCCCCGCTTCGCCCGAAGGGCGCGTTCTCAAACGCCGGACGGGCTGATGATGCGGGCCCGGGCTGCAGATTTTCAGGCCGTCCGGCGATTGAGGACGAGGCCGTCCAGGCCGAAGCGGGGGTCTGAGGGCGGAGCCCCCAGGAAGGGGATGGTGGGGGTCCCCCCTGCTCGAGCGAGGCCGAGAGCTCGGGGGAGGGTAGGGGCGGCGGGGGCGAAAACCGGACGGGGGCGACAACCTCACCGGGCTGTCGAGATGATGATCCGGAAAAGTTGACGCTCAGGGCGGCGGGTGGGGCAAGTCCCGGCTCCGATCTCTCGTACAGTTTGCGCCGTGGGATCTCTGCGCAATCCGGTCGGGCCGCTACCCTCCACCATCTACTGGCGTCGGAGGGCCGTTCTGCTGTCTCTGGTGGCGCTGTTGGCGCTGCTGACGGTCTGGATCGTCAGTACCGGGGGCGGTGGCGGCAAGAAGGGCGCGGACGGTTCCAACGGGAAGGGTCCCGTGGAGACGATCACCCCGGGCCCCTCCGGATCCGGCCCGGCGATAAGCCAACACCCGGGCGGACGCGACGAGTCGAGCGGCAGCGCGAACGCCGGCGGCAGTGGCGGGGGCAGTGGCGGGGGCAGCGGCGACGGCTCCGGTGACGGGGACGGTTCCGGCAGCGGTTCCGCCGGAGGCACCGGCGGCTCCAACGGCGGAGGCATCGGATCCGCCGGATCCGCCGATCAGGTCCCGGCCGGTTCCACTCTCCCCAACTGCACGGCAGGCGCGGTCAAGTTGACCCTGCGCAGCGTGCACAACTCGTACGGACCCGGGACCAAGCCCTCGGTCCAGCTGGTCGCGAAGAATTCCTCGGGAAGCGACTGCAAGGTCGATCTCGGCCCGAAGAAGGCCGTCCTGACGATCACTCAGGCCGGCGAGGACAAGAGCTTCTGGTCCTCCGCCGACTGCCCCAAGGACGTCTCCAGCCTGTTCTTCCGTGTTCCGGCGGGCGGCCAGGTGACCTACACGGTGGACTGGGACCGCACGGCCAGCGCCCCCGAGTGCGCGACGCCTCCGGCGGGTTCGGCGTCCGCGGGCACCTACCTGGTGGAGGCGAAGGCGCCGGGGCTGGCGAAGGCACAGACGTCGTTCGTCCTGACGCAGGACTGAGACCCCGGGCGACCCGGATCCTCGGGTCGCCCGGGGACAGGCCGGTCACCCGGCGGGCGGGCCACCCGTATCCGGGCCGTCACCGATACCCGGCTCGCCGGTCAGACGTACCGTTCCAGGATCGACGACTCCGCCAGCCGCGAAAGACCTTCGCGCACGCTGCGCGCCCGCGCCTCGCCCACCCCGTCGACGGCCTGGAGATCGTCGACGCTGGCCGCGAGAAGCTTCTGCAGACCACCGAAGTGCTCGACGAGACGGTCGATGATCGCGCCGGGCAGGCGCGGCACCTTCGCGAGGAGCCGGAAACCGCGGGGCGAGACCGCGGAGTCGAGCGCCTCGGGGGAGCCGGTGTAACCCAACGCCCGTGCCACGGTGGGCAGCTCGAGCAGTTCGGCATGGGCGAGGGCGTTCAGCTCGGAGAGTGCCTCGTCCACCGTGCGGGAGCGCTTCGCGGTCGGCTCGGGCACGTAGTCGCGGACCACCAGCTCACGCTCGGGCTCCACGCCCGCGATCAACTCGTCGAGCTGGAGGGCGAGCAGACGTCCGTCCGTGCCCAACTCCACCACGTACTCGGCGATCTCGGTCGCGATGCGGCGCACCATCTCCAGACGCTGCGCCACCGCCGACACGTCCCGGACGGTGACCAGGTCCTCGATCTCCAGCGCGGAGAGCGTGCCCGCGACCTCGTCGAGGCGGAGCTTGTAGCGCTCCAGCGTCGCGAGGGCCTGGTTGGCACGCGAGAGGATCGCGGCGGAGTCCTCCAGGACGCGGCGCTGACCGTCGACGTACAGGGCGATCAGCCGCATCGACTGGGAGACCGAGACGACGGGGAAGCCGACCTGCTTGCTCACGCGGTCCGCGGTGCGGTGCCGCGTACCCGTCTCCTCGGTGGGGATCGTCGGGTCCGGGACCAGCTGCACGCCCGCCCGGAGGATCTTGGTGAGGTCCTTGTCGATCACGATGCCGCCGTCGAGCTTGCACAGCTCGCGCAGCCGGGTCGCGGTGAACTCCACGTCCAGCACGAAGCCGCCGGTGCACATCGACTCGACGGTCTTGTCCCAGCCGAGCACGATGAGTCCGCCGGTGTTGCCGCGGAGAATTCGTTCGAGCCCGTCGCGCAGGGCCGTGCCGGGTGCCACGGCGCTCAAAGAGGCGCGCATCAGGCCATCGGCACCGGAGCTCCCACCGGACTTTCCGGGAGCTGCTGCCCGGTCGTTGGCTGCCACTGCACTCCTCCGGTCGCGGGTTGCCGGTCGCCCTGGGTTCGTACGGACGGGCGAGACCAGGGCAAAGTCTACCGGCGCTCTTCGTCCTCCCGTGGGGCCTCTCGACGACGCGAGCGCGGAAGGACCCGCAGCGCCTCGCCCATGTCGGCGACTTCCAGGACCTTCATACCGGGTGGCGTCCTGCCCGGATCGCTCGGAACGAGGGCGTGGGTGAAGCCCAGTCGGTGGGCTTCGGCCAGTCTCCGCTGCACCCCCGTGACCCGTCTGACCTCCCCGGCGAGGCCCACTTCACCGATCGCGACGAGGTTTTTGGGGAGAGGAGTGTCACTCGCCGCGGACGCGAGCGCGAGGGCGATCGCGAGGTCCGCGGCCGGCTCGGAGAGCTTCACGCCGCCGACCGTCGCCGAGTAGATGTCACGCTTTCCGAGGGCGCTGATCCGGCCCCGCTGCTCCAGGACGGCCAGCATCATGGAGACGCGGGAGGTCTCCAGACCGGAGGTCGTCCGGCGCGGGGACGGGATCTGCGAGTCCACGGTGAGCGCTTGCACCTCCGCCACCAGGGGCCGGCGGCCTTCCAGGGTCACGGTCAGGCAGGTGCCCGGGACCGGCTCGGCACGTCGGGTGAGGAAGAGGCCGGAGGGGTCGGTCAGGCCCGTGATGCCCTCGTCGTGCAGCTCGAAGCAGCCGACCTCGTCCGTCGTCCCGTAACGGTTCTTGACGCCTCGGACCAGCCTGAGGCGGGCGTGCCGGTCGCCCTCGAAGCTCAGGACGACGTCCACGAGGTGTTCGAGCAGGCGGGGGCCCGCGATCGCGCCGTCCTTGGTGACATGGCCCACGAGGAGGGTCGACATGCCGCGCTCCTTGGACGCGCGGATGAGTGCCCCGGCGACCTCACGGACCTGGGCCATACCGCCCGGGGCGCCGTCGATCTCCGGGGAGGCGACGGTCTGGACCGAGTCGAGGATGAGGAGCGACGGCTTCACGGCGTCCAGATGGCCGAGGACGGCCGCGAGGTCGGTCTCCGCGGCCAGATAGAGGTGGTCGTCGATGGCCTTGATGCGGTCGGCCCGCAGCCGGACCTGGCTCGCCGACTCCTCACCCGTCACATACAGCGTGCGGTGCTCGTCGCTCGCCGCCTTCGCCGCCACGTCCAGGAGCAGGGTGGACTTCCCGACGCCGGGCTCGCCCGCGAGCAGGACGACCGCGCCGGGCACCAGACCGCCGCCCAGGACGCGGTCCAGCTCGGGCACGCCGGTGCTGCGCGCGGTGGCCTGGCGGCCGTCGACCTGGCCGATGGGGACCGCTGAGGTGGTGACCCGGCCGGGCGTCGTGGTCCGCACCGCGGGTGCGCCGTACTCCTCGACCGTCCCCCACGCCTGGCACTCCGGGCAGCGGCCGAGCCACTTGGCCGTCTGCCAGCCGCATTCGGTGCAGCGGTAGGACGGACGGTCCTTCGCGGTTTTCGTACGGGCAGCCATGACCGAACCGTAGCCGAGGCCACCGACAGCGCGGTCGGCTGTCATGCCCGCAGCGAGCCCGTCGCCGTCCTGCTCCCGCCGTCCTCCCGGGTCGGGCCGGGGGCTTCCGCCGACCGGAACCCGTCGCGCGCCCCCCCGTCCGTCGCCGCCCGTGGAGGCCCAGGCCACGGAATCGGAGTGTCGTGTCCCCTTATGAGGGATCGTTTCACCCGTACGGATTAAATATGCTCAAGGGGGAAGAAGGGGTCGCCGTCGGGCACCTACGGTCGCACGGGTGATGAGCAGCAGTCCGGAGACCTCGACACACACCACGCACACCACCGGCGCACACCGGGCGCACGGCGCAGCGCGCAAGCGGGTGGTGCCCCGTGGCGCAGCCCGTGCGACGGCCCAGCACCCTCCCGCGCGCTACGAGCCCTATCTGGACGGCCTGTTCACCTACTGCCTGTCCGTGCTGTGCGACCACGACGCGGCCACCGCCGCCCTCGGCGACGTCCTGGCCCTCGCCGACCGCCGGGGCCAGCGCTGCCCGGAGTCCCCGGACGACCGCCGGGCCTGGCTGTACGCGCTCGCCCGCTGGTCCTGCCTGCGCAAGCTCACCGAGGCCCGGCGCAGACACCAGGCGACGCACGCCTCCGGCCGCCGCACGACCCCCAAGGGCGACAAGGAGGCCGCCGACCGGCGCGCGGCCGAGGTGCTCGCCGCCCCCCTCTCCGAAGAGGCCCGGGCCCAGCGACAGCGCGAACTCGCCCTGCTGGCCTGGCCGGAGGCCGCCGGCACCACCCCCGAGCAGCGGGAGGCGCTCGAACTCGCCGTCCGCCATCAACTCGCCGCCCACGAGGTCGCCGCCGTCCTCGGCATGGACGCCACCAAGGCGCGCGAGCTGCTCGCCTCCGCGGCCTGTGAGGTCGAACGCACCCGCGCCGCCCTCGCCGTCGTCGAGACCGGCACCTGCCCGAGCGTCGCCCTCCTCACCGGCGACAGCCAGCTGGTCCTGAGTACCGGCCTGCGCCGCGAACTCGTCCGGCACGTCGACGACTGCCCGCGCTGCCGCCGCACCGCCGAACGCGCCGCGCCCGGCACCTGGCCCGGCACCGTCACGCCCGCCGCGCTCCCCGTCCTGCAGGCCCCGCGCGCCGCCCTGCACATCGCGCTCGCGCACGTCCCGCGGACGCGGGGCGGCGCACCGCGTTTCGACCGGCGCGGTTTCCCGATGGACCCCAAGGACCGGGCCGCCCGCCGGGACCGGCTGCGGGCGCGCGCCGTCACCACGACCGTCGTCGCCACCGTCGTCGCCGCGCCCGTGCTCGCCCTCTGGGCGGCCTACCGCGGCGCGCCCCTCACCGGAGAGGGCGCCGACGGCCGCCCGGCCACCGCGAGCGAGGCGCACGGCCACGACGGCATCGGCGGCGAGAACGGGGGCGGCTACGAGAACGCGGGCAACGCCAGCACCAGACCCG
This window encodes:
- a CDS encoding A/G-specific adenine glycosylase — its product is MTAPTLPTPSPQPTASGETLHEPVITWFDEHARDLPWRRPDAGPWGVMVSEFMLQQTPVSRVLPVYEQWVARWPRPADLAKEAPGEAVRAWGRLGYPRRALRLHGAAVAITERHGGDVPTEHAQLLALPGIGEYTAAAVASFAYGQRHAVLDTNVRRVFARAVAGVQYPPNATTAAERKLARALLPESERTASRWAAASMELGALICTAKNESCHRCPIAGQCAWRLAGKPEHDGPPRRGQTYAGTDRQVRGKLLAVLREAVTPVPQSALDRVWEEPVQRARALDGLVADGLVEPLTGGLYRLPLT
- the radA gene encoding DNA repair protein RadA, which gives rise to MAARTKTAKDRPSYRCTECGWQTAKWLGRCPECQAWGTVEEYGAPAVRTTTPGRVTTSAVPIGQVDGRQATARSTGVPELDRVLGGGLVPGAVVLLAGEPGVGKSTLLLDVAAKAASDEHRTLYVTGEESASQVRLRADRIKAIDDHLYLAAETDLAAVLGHLDAVKPSLLILDSVQTVASPEIDGAPGGMAQVREVAGALIRASKERGMSTLLVGHVTKDGAIAGPRLLEHLVDVVLSFEGDRHARLRLVRGVKNRYGTTDEVGCFELHDEGITGLTDPSGLFLTRRAEPVPGTCLTVTLEGRRPLVAEVQALTVDSQIPSPRRTTSGLETSRVSMMLAVLEQRGRISALGKRDIYSATVGGVKLSEPAADLAIALALASAASDTPLPKNLVAIGEVGLAGEVRRVTGVQRRLAEAHRLGFTHALVPSDPGRTPPGMKVLEVADMGEALRVLPRSRRREAPREDEERR
- the cseB gene encoding two-component system response regulator CseB, which encodes MAEQTHVLFVEDDDVIREATQLALERDGFAVTAMPDGLSGLEAFRADRPDIALLDVMVPGLDGVSLCRRIRDESTVPVIMLSARADSIDVVLGLEAGADDYVTKPFDGAVLVARIRAVLRRFGHASGPNAGTDTPSSVDGGLLSFGDGDLEIDTEGMEVLKGGVRVALTPTEMRLLLEFSSAPGTVLSRDKLLERVWDYGWGGDTRVVDVHVQRLRTKIGQDRIETVRGFGYKLKA
- the disA gene encoding DNA integrity scanning diadenylate cyclase DisA, whose amino-acid sequence is MAANDRAAAPGKSGGSSGADGLMRASLSAVAPGTALRDGLERILRGNTGGLIVLGWDKTVESMCTGGFVLDVEFTATRLRELCKLDGGIVIDKDLTKILRAGVQLVPDPTIPTEETGTRHRTADRVSKQVGFPVVSVSQSMRLIALYVDGQRRVLEDSAAILSRANQALATLERYKLRLDEVAGTLSALEIEDLVTVRDVSAVAQRLEMVRRIATEIAEYVVELGTDGRLLALQLDELIAGVEPERELVVRDYVPEPTAKRSRTVDEALSELNALAHAELLELPTVARALGYTGSPEALDSAVSPRGFRLLAKVPRLPGAIIDRLVEHFGGLQKLLAASVDDLQAVDGVGEARARSVREGLSRLAESSILERYV
- a CDS encoding SigE family RNA polymerase sigma factor, with translation MAHGEVLEFEEYVRTRQDALLRSARRLVPDPVDAQDLLQTALVRTYGRWDGIADKRLADAYLRRVMINTRTEWWRARKLEEVPTEQLPDARVEDSTEQHADRALLMDIMKVLAPKQRSVVVLRHWEQMSTEETAAALGMSAGTVKSTLHRALARLREELESRDQEERGARALEPGKERERCAA